From a single Streptomyces sp. 1331.2 genomic region:
- a CDS encoding metallophosphoesterase yields MLTIAHLSDIHLGQVHRRDGGKRARRRAEQVMAYLNALPGPLDAVLVTGDLADQGLPEEYEQVAKVLTSRHPVFICPGNHDSRAPYREVLLGEASAETSAEAPGEGPGEGPINRMHRLPGADVLMLDSSIPGQHDGLLDEQTLDWLDEQLTTGRTELPALVAFHHPPVELHLPYVDEIRQFGEEGLARVLGRHPRVAALLCGHSHTSAATTFAGLPLLVAPGVVSTVTLPCEGGRGIAFDHPPMLAFHVLGDDRRVTTHYRALPL; encoded by the coding sequence ATGCTGACGATCGCGCACCTCAGTGACATCCATCTCGGCCAGGTCCACCGCCGGGACGGCGGCAAGCGCGCCCGGCGGCGGGCCGAGCAGGTGATGGCGTACCTCAACGCCCTGCCCGGCCCGCTGGACGCGGTGCTGGTCACCGGCGACCTCGCCGACCAAGGCCTGCCCGAGGAGTACGAGCAGGTGGCGAAGGTGCTGACCTCCCGGCACCCGGTGTTCATCTGTCCCGGCAACCACGACTCCCGGGCGCCGTACCGCGAGGTCCTGCTGGGCGAGGCGTCGGCGGAGACGTCGGCGGAGGCACCGGGGGAGGGGCCGGGGGAGGGGCCGATCAACCGGATGCACCGCCTCCCCGGCGCCGACGTGCTGATGCTCGACTCGTCCATACCCGGGCAGCACGACGGCCTGCTGGACGAACAGACGTTGGACTGGCTGGACGAGCAACTCACCACCGGACGCACCGAGTTGCCCGCCCTGGTCGCCTTCCATCACCCGCCGGTCGAGCTGCACCTGCCGTACGTCGACGAGATCCGCCAGTTCGGCGAGGAGGGCCTGGCACGGGTGTTGGGCCGCCACCCCCGGGTCGCCGCCCTGCTCTGCGGACACTCCCACACCTCCGCCGCGACCACCTTCGCCGGCCTGCCGCTGCTGGTCGCCCCCGGTGTGGTCTCCACCGTCACCCTGCCCTGCGAGGGCGGGCGCGGCATCGCCTTCGACCACCCGCCGATGCTCGCCTTCCACGTCCTGGGCGACGACCGCCGGGTCACCACCCACTACCGGGCGCTCCCGCTCTGA
- a CDS encoding gluconokinase, producing MALSVENHDLPQTPLTIVVMGVSGVGKTTLARLLADRLGFPYAEADDFHPAANIAKMSAGTPLDDEDRAPWLRAIGGWLKERTEAGTGGVVTCSALKHRYRDTLRAACPGAFFLHLSGGHELVEDRLSHRTGHFMPTSLLDSQYAALEPLEADERGAVLDVGPSPEELVEMAVALLRPVNGDLA from the coding sequence ATGGCTCTCAGCGTCGAGAACCACGACCTCCCGCAGACCCCCCTCACCATCGTGGTGATGGGCGTCTCGGGCGTCGGGAAGACCACCCTGGCCCGCTTGCTGGCCGACCGCCTCGGCTTCCCCTATGCCGAGGCGGACGACTTCCACCCGGCGGCCAACATCGCCAAGATGTCGGCCGGCACCCCGCTGGACGACGAGGACCGCGCCCCCTGGCTGCGCGCCATCGGCGGCTGGCTCAAGGAGCGGACCGAGGCCGGCACCGGCGGTGTGGTCACCTGCTCGGCGCTGAAGCACCGCTACCGCGACACCCTGCGCGCGGCCTGCCCCGGTGCCTTCTTCCTGCACCTCAGCGGTGGCCACGAGCTAGTCGAGGACCGGCTCAGCCACCGCACCGGCCACTTCATGCCGACGTCGCTGCTCGACTCGCAGTACGCCGCCCTGGAACCCCTGGAGGCGGACGAGCGCGGCGCCGTCCTGGACGTGGGCCCGTCCCCCGAAGAACTCGTCGAGATGGCCGTGGCGCTGCTGCGGCCCGTCAATGGAGACCTCGCGTGA
- a CDS encoding FadR/GntR family transcriptional regulator, whose translation MEIQGLPGRLLDELGPAIASGEIPEGAVLRGEELEERFGVSRTVVREAVRILEGMRLVASRRRVGITVQPKSLWDVFDPMVIRWRLAGADRPAQLRSLGSLRVAVEPAAAALAAVHASDDDRRQLSSLAVELTVSARDADLATFLGHDIAFHALVLRASGNEMFAHLGDTVGAVLTGRTEYHLMPHQPEPYAIRLHREVADAICSGHADEAEQAMRTIVTGALAELNQQLG comes from the coding sequence ATGGAGATCCAGGGGCTGCCCGGGCGGCTGCTTGACGAACTCGGGCCGGCGATCGCGTCGGGGGAGATTCCCGAGGGTGCGGTGCTGCGCGGGGAGGAGCTGGAGGAGCGGTTCGGGGTGTCCCGGACGGTCGTCCGCGAGGCGGTGCGAATCCTGGAGGGGATGCGCCTGGTGGCCTCCCGGCGGAGGGTCGGGATCACCGTGCAGCCGAAGTCGCTGTGGGACGTCTTCGACCCGATGGTCATCCGCTGGCGCCTGGCCGGGGCGGACCGGCCCGCCCAGCTGCGCTCGCTCGGCTCACTGCGGGTCGCCGTCGAGCCGGCCGCGGCGGCGCTCGCCGCGGTCCACGCCAGCGATGACGACCGGCGTCAACTGAGCTCACTGGCCGTCGAGTTGACGGTCTCCGCGCGGGACGCGGACCTGGCCACCTTCCTCGGGCACGACATCGCCTTCCACGCCCTGGTGCTGCGCGCCTCCGGCAACGAGATGTTCGCCCACCTCGGGGATACCGTGGGGGCGGTGCTCACCGGGCGGACGGAGTACCATCTGATGCCGCATCAGCCCGAGCCGTACGCGATCCGGCTGCACCGTGAGGTCGCCGACGCGATCTGCTCGGGGCACGCCGACGAGGCCGAGCAGGCGATGCGGACGATCGTGACGGGGGCGCTCGCGGAGCTCAACCAGCAGTTGGGCTGA